A single genomic interval of Gossypium raimondii isolate GPD5lz chromosome 11, ASM2569854v1, whole genome shotgun sequence harbors:
- the LOC105803597 gene encoding LEAF RUST 10 DISEASE-RESISTANCE LOCUS RECEPTOR-LIKE PROTEIN KINASE-like 2.8, whose translation MPSKFSFTIIIISLVLILSPKPVFSNNYLSCSVRSSCGNISDIGYPFWGLDRPESCGYPGFKLSCSESELEITISSATYRVLAINKESQTLHVSRTDYSENLCPTHLINSTFESETSPFRQNGDSQDIRLYYGCQPLTAPQNLTSILGISNQFDCTINNTKIVGYYVTREFAGTVTGNFLRSCSNSVIIPVPNSQVPSLEEGRDPDDLEEAAKIGFQLWWSADDTRCNNCVNKGGQCGRNLVSGGFECYCSDGDVCSPDSKSKFKFKWKLFIGLAAAITIAICFVVLWLKRKWLPNQGNKNQDGRIEAFIKKFGSLTPRRYSYAEIKKMTNKFNDKLGQGGYGSVYKGKLSEDRFVAVKILSESKGNGEDFMNEVASISRTSHVNIVSLLGFCFERSKRALVYEFMPHGSLDRFIYDRRLHHQSCQLEWRTLYDIALGIARGLDYLHQGCNTRILHFDIKPHNILLDENFCPKIADFGLSKLCERKESIISMTCARGTIGYIAPEVVCRNFGGVSYKSDVYSYGMMVLEMVGGRKNIDVGVSQTSEVYFPSWIYKHLDQSMNLNLNGVILEEEEEEIARKLIIVSLWCIQSYPSDRPSMTKVIEMLQENLQSLIIPPRPFVSSPVRSPKSLEHQQ comes from the exons ATGCCATCCAAGTTTTCgttcaccatcatcatcataagCTTGGTCCTGATCCTTTCTCCAAAACCAGTGTTTTCGAATAATTATTTGAGCTGCAGTGTCCGATCTAGTTGCGGAAATATTTCGGATATCGGTTACCCTTTCTGGGGATTGGATCGGCCGGAAAGTTGTGGATATCCTGGATTCAAGCTCAGCTGCAGTGAAAGTGAGCTAGAAATCACAATCAGCTCTGCAACATACCGAGTTCTTGCAATAAACAAGGAATCACAAACACTTCATGTCTCTAGAACCGATTACAGTGAGAATCTTTGTCCCACTCATCTCATCAACTCCACTTTTGAAAGTGAAACCAGTCCTTTTCGACAAAACGGGGATAGTCAGGATATAAGGCTGTATTATGGTTGTCAGCCTCTCACAGCTCCACAAAATCTCACATCAATTCTCGGGATTTCCAATCAATTCGACTGCACAATAAACAATACAAAGATCGTAGGTTATTATGTGACAAGGGAATTCGCGGGAACTGTCACCGGCAATTTCCTGAGATCTTGCAGTAACAGTGTGATTATTCCAGTCCCGAATTCCCAAGTTCCGTCACTGGAGGAAGGCCGGGATCCAgatgatttggaagaagcggCTAAAATTGGGTTTCAGCTGTGGTGGTCTGCAGATGATACCCGTTGTAATAATTGTGTAAACAAAGGTGGGCAGTGCGGGCGTAACCTCGTCTCAGGTGGATTTGAATGTTACTGCTCAGATGGCGACGTTTGTTCCCCAG ACTCcaaatccaaattcaaattcaagtgGAAGCTATTCATAG GATTGGCAGCGGCTATAACCATTGCCATATGCTTCGTTGTCTTGTGGCTCAAAAGAAAATGGTTACCGAATCAAGGAAACAAGAATCAGGATGGCAGGATTGAGGCATTCATCAAAAAGTTTGGTTCTCTTACACCAAGGCGGTATTCTTatgcagaaataaaaaaaatgacaaataagtTCAATGATAAACTAGGTCAAGGAGGATATGGCAGTGTATACAAAGGGAAATTGTCTGAAGATCGTTTTGTGGCAGTCAAAATTTTAAGTGAATCAAAAGGAAACGGGGAGGATTTCATGAATGAAGTGGCTAGCATTAGTAGAACTTCTCATGTTAATATCGTGAGTCTACTTGGCTTTTGTTTTGAGAGATCAAAGAGAGCTTTAGTTTATGAATTTATGCCCCATGGATCCTTAGATAGGTTTATTTATGATAGAAGATTGCATCATCAAAGTTGTCAATTGGAGTGGAGAACCTTGTATGACATTGCACTTGGCATCGCTAGAGGACTCGATTACTTGCATCAAGGTTGCAACACAAGGATCTTACATTTCGACATAAAACCTCACAACATCCTTTTAGATGAGAACTTTTGTCCCAAAATCGCTGATTTCGGTTTATCTAAATTATGTGAAAGAAAGGAGAGTATCATTTCCATGACTTGTGCTAGGGGAACAATAGGTTATATTGCTCCAGAAGTGGTTTGTCGAAACTTTGGTGGAGTTTCTTATAAATCTGATGTCTATAGCTATGGAATGATGGTCCTTGAAATGGTGGGAGGAAGAAAAAATATTGATGTTGGAGTGTCTCAAACTAGTGAAGTATATTTTCCGTCTTGGATTTATAAGCATCTTGATCAGTCTATGAACTTGAATCTTAATGGAGTaatacttgaagaagaagaagaagaaatagcaAGGAAGTTGATTATTGTGAGCCTTTGGTGCATTCAATCTTATCCATCTGATCGACCATCGATGACTAAAGTGATAGAAATGTTACAAGAAAATCTTCAATCATTGATAATTCCACCTAGACCTTTTGTATCTTCTCCTGTAAGATCTCCTAAAAGTTTAGAACATCAACAATAA